The Armatimonadota bacterium genome segment AGTGCGTTGGCTTACGGACCGATTGCCCCCGGATCCGGTGGTGCGGGTGGAAGGCGGATAGGAGGGAGGGATGCGGATCCTCACCAACGAGGAGATCACCCAGGTGCTCACCATGCAGGACTGCATGGAGGCCCTGGAGCAGGCCTATAAGGAGCTGGCCCAAGGGCTCGGCGCGAACCGGCCCCGGAACCATACTTACTTTCCCCTGGAGGACCCCCGTTATCCCGGATTCCGATTCCGGTTCAAGTCCCAGGAAGGGGGATGCGTGAGCGCGGGGGTGTGGGCTCTCCGGATCACCTCGGACCTCGCGGGGGTGGAGACCCTCCCGGATGGGGTGAAGCGACGGCGGCTTCTGCCCGTGGCCCCAGGAGGCCGGTACGTGGGGTTGATCTTCCTGTTCAGCCTCCGGGATCTGGCGCCCCTCGCCATCCTCCACGACAGTGTGATTCAGAAGATGCGGGTAGGGGCGACCAGTGCCCTCGGGATCCGGGAACTGAGCAATCCGGACGCGCGGGTGGCGGGTCTGTTCGGGTCCGGATGGCAGGCTGGCGCGCACCTGGAGGCCCTGCTGCTGGTCCGTCCCGCCATCGAGGAGGTCCGGGTCTACAGCCCAACCCGGGAGCACCGGGAAGCCTTCGCCGCTCAGTGGAGCGAGCGCACGGGAAAGCGCGTGGTCGCCGTGGACCATCCCCGTGAGGCGGTGGAAGGCTGCCAGATCGTCACGTGCGCCACCGCGGCCATGGATCCCTGTTTCGACGGTGCCTGGTTGGAGCCAGGGACGCACGTGACCTGCATCACCAGCCCGGATGGAACCGCCATGCGCCGGGAGCTCGATGACGCCACCTTCGATCGGGCGGACGTGATCGTGGTGCTTTCCAACGAGCAGGTGGAGCATGACAACCAGATTGACATCCTGGGACCCGTGCGGCGGGGAAGGAAGCGGCGGGAGGAGATTCGGGAGCTGGGGGAGATACTGGTCGGACGGGCTCCCGGGCGCACCTACCCGGATCAGATCACGGTATTCGCCAACAACACGGGGATGGGAATCCAGTTCGCGGCCGTAGGTGCCCGGGTCCTGGCGAAGGCGGAGGCCCTGGGATTGGGCCGCACGATTCCCGAGGAGTGGTTCCTGGAGGAGACCACGCCCTGAGGAAGGAGAGGGAGAGCGGATGTCCAGCCGAGTGGGCGGAAAGTGTATCCGGTTCGGCCATAACGTGAACACGGATGTGATCATCCCAGGTCGGTACCTGGTGAGCATTGATCCTGCAGAGCTCGCCCAACACGCCTTCGAGCCCCTCGGCCCGGAGGTGCAGGCACGCCTCCGCAGAAGCCAAGTGGTGGTGGCCGGCCGGAATTTCGGATGCGGGAGCGCCCGGGAGCAGGCCGCCACGTGCCTGGTGGGCGCGGGGATCC includes the following:
- a CDS encoding ornithine cyclodeaminase family protein, translating into MRILTNEEITQVLTMQDCMEALEQAYKELAQGLGANRPRNHTYFPLEDPRYPGFRFRFKSQEGGCVSAGVWALRITSDLAGVETLPDGVKRRRLLPVAPGGRYVGLIFLFSLRDLAPLAILHDSVIQKMRVGATSALGIRELSNPDARVAGLFGSGWQAGAHLEALLLVRPAIEEVRVYSPTREHREAFAAQWSERTGKRVVAVDHPREAVEGCQIVTCATAAMDPCFDGAWLEPGTHVTCITSPDGTAMRRELDDATFDRADVIVVLSNEQVEHDNQIDILGPVRRGRKRREEIRELGEILVGRAPGRTYPDQITVFANNTGMGIQFAAVGARVLAKAEALGLGRTIPEEWFLEETTP